taaaatgtataaaGGTACCAGTCGTCGAATGCAGCACATGTGATATACCACTTTCAATAACGACTCACTAAAATGCGCATCGTCAGCTTACCATTAATGAATCACTGCTACATAGGGCACTCGGTTACTGTGGAATGACCCAATTGCTATGCCTTCGGCTTGTTATCGAgcttaattaactttatatttatcgaataaaacgtattaagttattttattcttttaatttGTTCTCTTTTGAACGCAACAATTTAACTGctttattctgtttatttttgaatacaaaaattttattctttaatttgttgttttttgagtacaaaaatttcattctttcatttcgtttatttttgaatagaaaaatatttattttctttttaattttatttatttttaaacacAACGTGGCAATGTGCTGAAAGATGGATGAGtgaaaaggaagaaagagaAGCGTGTTTTTCGTCTTGGTCCCgttagaggactcatcggtaagctTTCCTAGCCGCCACAAGAAAAAtctaattcttttattttgtttatttttgagtaCAAAAATTTAATTCCTTTATTTTGGTTACTTTTGAGTACGAAGGTTTAATCTctctattttgtttattttttaatacaaaaattaatgtGTGATGGGTAGACTGCGTTCGTTATGCACTTGGGTGATGTACAGAGTTCTAAAAGACAAGAAAACGTATAAATAGGCGAGGTCTGACAGTATTTTTCCTTTCCTTTTAGGTTGAGTAATCCTTTAGTCGACGAAGGGAACATTTCATTGATTATAACTTTTGTAAAATGATGTTTCAAAAGTTATAATCAAAGAAATGTTCTCTTCGTCGACTAAAGGATTACTCATtgtaaaaggaaaagaaaaatgcTGCCAGATCTCGCCAATTTACACgttcaatttttataattaaatttatacgtttaattgttataaattttattatacggGATGGTCGATTTTAGTACTAATCAGCAATTTTACTGAAATTCATGCATTAATAGCGacgtaataaaatataataagatatacagtctacttattatattttattacgaCAGTATCAATGCATGAATTTCccgtataataaaaattataacaatttattcCCATCTATTTCCACCGAGCGCTTTACCATAATTTATATCGAAATAAACAAATTTGGAACGTGTGTCTAGTGTTACGACGCGAATGCAGCAGGTCGATGAAACATATTCTGCATGAAATCGAAGAATCGACTATTTTAATTAAATCCATCGTACATCGAGGCTAAAGGTTACAAGCGTTTTATCGACCAAGAAAATCAAAGGAACACGAAACATATCCAGCCGCTGATTAGAGCGGCGATCGGGATTCCTCGGCGTTTTCATTTCCAGACAATAATTTCTTTCCCGAAGGTTTTTCTAATGCTGCTTTCGTGCTTTCATATTCCCGATCAGAATCCATCAGGGATCGTCGGTGTTTATTCGACCTGCGATATCCCGCGACTGTTTCATATTTTTGCCGCGATCCCATTGAAATCTCAGTTTCATCGGGAACTCCAGCGTCCCGTGTCGATTCAGTCCGATGATCGATAACGCGGCCGGTGAAAAACACTAATCTACCAAGGCTCGCGTCGACCAGCGCATCCGCGGGTCACGTTAATTCAGAATTGACGAAGATGGTGAAGGAACGGGCGCAAGGGACCGTACATTCTCATGATTACTGCAGGATTCACGGATCCTGGCCAACGCCGACGAAAACGTACAATCGACCTCTACGCACTTTCGTTGAATATTCCCCGTGCTTTTATTGTTTCCGAGGCAATTTGCGAACACAGCAAACAGTAGGGGGCGTTTGGATCCGTGGAAATTCGTCGAGAGCTGGGCTGCGAATTATGGTACGAATGAGGTCGATGCATCTTGTTGAAACAGAAACGAAAAATGACGAGATATATCGCGTTCGAGAAAATTACAGTAAGAATTTCATTTTGCACTAGGATCATCCATAAATGGTTACATTTGCCAGGAAAATGTTTTATGCTAAAACGTTATCTAGTTATCTGACGTTATTTGAATACAGCGTTTTCGATTAGTGAGAAGTAACGTTtatgttattaacgaaaaattgaAACCGACTAAGACCGACATGGGACCCCGATATATATAGTTAATAATTAAACTACTTATTAAACTGAATTACAATATAACATTAAATAATTGCATTCATacgaaatatgaatataatagaaacaaacgcaagtaaagatattattataaactacacctacaaaatttatttttatactaaaaattgatttttttcattttcataatattcataaaaatCTTTTTAgaattctatattatttaagAAACGTTTATTGCAAGTAAAGATATTATACACTAAATCTAAAAATTCTATTTTtggtataaaaataaattttgtaggtgtagtttataataatatctctACTTACGtttgttaaataatatttacctGCGCGTGAAATAAGTGACAATTTTAAGCCTTTGTTTTAatctaaaaatattaaaatcaaCATATctacatacatacataaataGAAAAAGTTTcgtatgaaacattttttcaaatAGCGAATAATTCTGGAGATAATCGCATGTAGTTATTAAAATGGATACTGTCCATAACATGACTTGTACAATTGTATGATTAAGATAACAACAGTATTTTtgcaaaaaatatataaaatttgcaATGATAGGTATTGTTGAGGTGCGTCGTGTGAGCACCTGATATCGTTATTCCTTAGGAGTCCCGGTCGTACCCAGTGTCACAGGTAGCAAGAAATCCCGGAAAAGGCGACCGAAGGGATGCGTGCTGGCGACCCTGTCATAAATTAAGGAAATGTTGCCGATGAAGAGTGCGTTATCCGAAATTGCAGAAATTACTTTATTGCTGGAAAGGAGACGGCTCGAAGGAattagaaatttagaaactgcaggcgaaggctctacgaaattggaggcccaacgaacgtgacctttgtcaattgcacgtcgttcgttgaaggacCGTTAATTTGCCACGCTGCACCGAAGGTTCCCCGTAAATAATCTGTTTTTTAGGGATTGAAGAAAGGTAGTCCGTCCCGGAGACAGTCGGGCGGACACAGCTGGAAAATTCCGTTGCAAGACGGAACAGGTATCATAAAATCTAAACTACCTATAATGTAATTTTCGAACCCAGTCTCCCGTACAATTACTATGAAAAAAGGTGTACGCTTCGTTagaatatgagccgtttattttttgTAATAATAGTTAAAGATAAAACTTAGTATGATCTTTTTATCTGTAAACAATTTACAGTAAAAAAAAACTCAGAATTCTAATATTTGGAAGATGGAAGTTTTAGCTCTTAACAGTATTGTAAATATGTTTAATTTGAAAGAGAGTGGTGCAAGTCCATCTtagattgaaattatttttaaccGTACGGCAAAATTTAACTCTGGTTGCTGCATGGTGAAGCAAATGTAATGGTTTAACATTATGTCTGAAATGTAGGGTGtttttatctatctatctttgATATTGGTAATCGGTAATTGTacaatatttcataaataataataagtatgtCTCAATTTTGTGTTTTGATAATAGCACCAAACACCGGGAAATTTTAGTACTATTGGCAACACTCTGAAATTATGAATTGGTTAAGTATATGCCGGATCAGATTTACAAGTGATGCGCCATACAAAGtgttacactgtccgacacgatttttgggttcctatagccactatgaaattcttgtagagcttcacttcctgaacaagaatccgaagaccgaattgctccatcaccctcagttttttaaataaacgatcttTTGTAAAatcccaaaattttcgacaaaaatgaggtattgcatgaaaagtacaaacgttaaaaagttctaattggtgttaaaagatagaggaaagtttcccgaatatagtggcatgcaatttattaattgtttttggtcctaaatagcaataaattaatgttgaagtttaaaaaagtgtcgacgtgagcagtttctgcgcaatatttttgtatttttacgaaaagttctttgttcaacacgaaaactctacccaggatcggattctgtagacatttctgaagaagaaacgacccggtaaaagtgtcggaacgatatacatttcgagtagatcgagaaaatgtttgacggcaacatgtacaagACGTTTTGtcgccatgagcttcgctgctcgcttctctctgtccgacagggccgagcgtaatcaacaccgatggagagatccaatggggcacccacttttcgtaaataatatttgaattttttttagtactttaatgttctgtttttttttacatatttctgtggataataatcacaaaactgtgatatatttcacacaaaaaatcacaccagagtatttggagttggtaacgaaagtattctaacactggtataattttgacttctacgccatataattaaataaatatttaaatatatatttaacgatatgtctcaagaagtttaacattttaaaaatgattatttattcatgatcgtattatcgttataatttaaatgataactgtatacatgatatacttgtaatttgaacaaattcagaataaaatgaatattttttgttcattatttttcttttattatttctccatttttaatttatgattcacagtttggtgattattatccataaaaatatgtaaaagaagacagcacattgaagtactaaaaaaaatggcacgccccacacgctGAGTGGGTGCCCCATTAGATACCTCCGTCGGTGTTGACtacccatagcttcggccctgtcggacagagagaagcgagcagcgaagcacatggcggcaaaacatcgtgtacatgttgccgacgatcattttctcgacctactcaaaatgtacatcgttctaacacttctatcgggccgtttcttcttcagaaatgtctacagaatccgatccttggtagagttttcgtgctcaacaaagaacttttcgtaaaaatacaaaaatattgtggagaaactgcgcacgtagacacttttttaaactttgacatcaatttattgctatttaggaccaaaaacaattaataaattgcatgccactatattcgggaaactctcccctatcttttaacaccgattagaactttctaacgtttgtacttgtcatgcaatacctcatttttgtcgaaaattttgggtttttacaaaagttcgtttatttagaaaactgagggtgatggagcaattcggttttcagattcttgttcagggagtgaagctctacaagaatttcacagtggctataggaacccagaaaaaaagtttgattttgtcggacagtgttatacAAAGCTTCGATAGAACGAGATGCTGAATATAAAATTATCGATTTATCACCACAATGAGGGAGACCAAGTGATTtcggaaatataaaattacctTTTATGTATGGACAAAGGAGACCTATTACATCTGACAAATATAAGGACATGATGAATTTATTACCATATACATATACCTCTCGTTCATCATGAATATTTTAAAATGTTAAATCCTCAGTGAAACTCAATATAATTATACGttcaaaataaatgattaacgaaaatgtataatttcattgaaattcttaataaaaatgaattgttttTTGTTATgttattgtttttattgttaaCAAAAGGCTGATACAACTGAAATATTATCCATTTAAATTAACGATTACAATAATTCATTAATTTTGAAAGTGAGACAAGTCTATTTAGTTATAATAAAACCTTTATTTTCTTAGCCAGCACTATAAATACTATTGGATTATAAACTTACATTATCTAATACcacaaaatacaaaaatattattaaatattattaagtcTATTAATACTtaccaatatttttaaatttattgaaatgcaaacccttaaatatctcgcaataataaaaaatggacttgtcccactttcaaaataaacggttcatatTGTACATCGCCCAGCCAATAGAAACTGACCAACACAATAACGTGTCCTGAATAGCAATAGTAAACAAATCCTGGCATTGTACCGTGTACAAATATATAACACAGTGGCGATCTGCAGTGAAATCTGAAATACCAATTATCCAGTAGGTGTTCTCGGCTAATATCTAAATGCATTTGTTCCGAAAAATAATGCAATATCAActgttccgttgtatgacggaatCTTTGTAAATCAAGCGAGGAAATACGATATCCTCGATTCAAACAATGCTGGCCATCCACGTCTCTGGGAAAACGAAACttgccagatgtggataacccagggaccgaaggcccAAAGAAATAGCTTATTTATACACTTGGACAAAACAACCGAAATTCCTGACCACCCGTAGTAAGCAATttcgttaaccctagaaagataaccatatgacaacgtacgtaaaagataaccatacgcttcagaggcgcatgcttttctaaggcgtcaattttatactaacaatggatatttatttaagttaatctagtcattttaaaggtttggcattattgtaaaaataaaatgcatttatattatatttttttatattttaagtaattttaaacttaaatcactagacctctatgaaaaattaacaaaaatcaacagtcttcgcaggcgcctctgcgacgtaggttatcatTCTCGGGTTAAAAGCCGTTTCGTCCTCTACTAAAGTATTTCCTTTATGATTCACAGTTAGTCACCAAATATCATTTCCTAGTCGTTTTTTTAAGGTATGCATATTCCACCGAGAAAAGGCATTTTCCGGGCTATTGCTTGCTACGGCTaatccttgggacactcggattcTTCGTGTACGTCACCCGAGGGTACGAGCACTACCTGCGGGCgacccttagtttggggcggtcactCTCATAATTTTGCAAACCAATCAGTCAGGAcgaccgtttccctcactcctcgcaagAATTGAATAATCCACGAATCCGACTATCTCAATtttagaacacacccacaccgagTTTACCTCCGAGAACACACAACACACAACAGGCAGTCTACCATCAACCCGAACACAAAATAGTCTATTCGTTAAAAAATCTCCTCTGAATCGGAAAAACATCACCATTGCTTCTCAATTTCATTTTTCAACAACGTGAATTTTAGTGGATCGTGTTGCTCCGCTCGAAGTGTTCTAGAAGATCAATTTTTATATCAAGTAAGTACGAGTATTATTACTGTTCCCGTGTAATATTTATCAATGTTACTGCTCGTTCCAATATCGCCTGGTTTGGTGCCCGAGAAGAGACGGTATTCGAAAGAATTACAAGTGTATCTGGTGTGTACATGTACTCGTGGGCATTTCAAAAGAATTTATCGACAGCGCGGAGAGTGTTAAAAGCATTAACCAACCCATGATACCGGTATTGCTACGCGACGCGAACGCGGAATCGTGTACACTGATACAGAGACCGGTGCCACTGATAACAATTGTGTCACCGTAGGATAACAACCACCGGATCATGCGTGCTGATACAGGTGACCTCGCGGACATCCGAGTCGATACCGGTAACCCTCGGGTCACGGTACTCAATGGGTACTCAATAGCGACAACCCTTGGGTTACGGGACTCGATTTTGATGGCCTTTAGATTACTCAAGGTGATATCTGGTGTACGCCGTTGTCACGCAATCCTGCTACTCGTACGCTGGAATTATTCTAATGCACTCGAGTAATTAATTAACCGAATCTCGGCTATCCGAATTGAATAGCGTAGTGGAGTTAGGTACTGTGGagtagccaattactgtgcctttagtTTATTTTCAAGTATAATTCAGTTTATAATTATCGAATGAGACGTAttaattcctttttttttttaaactcaaTTCATTTGTCAAAATTAAACGTATAAAAGACGGAAGTTTTCAAAATACTAGAAAaagtatttcaattttctgacaccgaattcgcgaaattttctatAAATCTTGTGAAAAtacttaattaaatattaaacgaATGGAAATCAATATTCAGTCAAATAAATCGTTCTAAGTAAGATATCAATGTTAATTTTATTGGTAAAATAGTGATTATTTGTTTGAATGTTTGtttttagtttcaattgcagcaGTTTATTTACTGTGCATAGTAAGTGATCCTATTTTTCGCTAGATGCGTTAGTTATTGTGTCGCGTACCACAGGATAGGTCAACATAACCTCAAATATTACATCATCTCTGTTGTATTTTTTAAAAGAAGGGATATGAATATGGAATTTTATTAAAGCAATCATCTTTAATGCGAACTTTTAAATAACTGAATATGATGTTACATGTTTttcatagaaaataaaatttattagagtatgttaaatattacatttttatactgTACGGTTATTGAGGCATAGTAACTAATCTTTGTAGATCATAGACACACGTAACTGTCTTCAgaactttttttctttctcttaatATTCAAAGAACAATTGATATTTGTTTTATGATAAAATTTATCTCGATAAAAGAAACGTTGAAATTTACCTTTTAGTTTTTAAAATGCTTAATTAAAATGCTGAATAACGAAAACTCCTGAAATCAGCCAatagggcacagtaattggcttctCTACCCTACATTTTTATCGTCACGGAGAAAGAATTCTGTGTTAGTTAAAACaagaattgtttattatttacttGAGTAAATTTTCCCAATTTCGGACAGTTTTAGTACTGTTTTCGATCAAACAGCTTCATTTCGTCGCTAAAACGAGGAATTAATTAGGACAGCAACAAATTACACTACGAGGAGTGAATTACATCAGACCTCCGTTCACGTGAGCTTTGTTTATGTGAACTACGTTATATGTAAAGGAAATTTTGTAAACGCCTGATTGCATACGAATGAAACGTACAGGTGGGACCGACACGATAAATACAGTCATTGAGTGATTCATGGTACCTGTCGGGATCAAACGTggttaaattacaatgtattcCGTCCTTTAACGGAATTTTCGGGCTGCATccgcctaactttctccgggacgaattaccttttccttttatccctaaaaaacatttattgacggggaatcttcggctcaacgagacaaattaacagtccttcaacgaacgacgtgcaatcgacaaaaggtcactTCGTTAGGTTTTTAATTTCGTAGAGCCGTAGCCTTCTTCCTTGCAatttctaagtttatgatttttcgagccatcttctttccggcaataaagccatttctgcacttttgaataatgcacaccttcatcggcagcattttttacgACAGGGTcactagcacgcaccgcttcggtcgcccgtccagggtttcttgctacctgcggcactccgtgctacgtcacttttacatccccttccatcgcgtcACTGACCACTCAatttctagtcttctgtccacgaaatagtataaaaactcgaaaccgattcttctttTAGTCAGTGGTCACTCGTCAGTTCATCGTCATTTAGTCTTCAGTCATTCGTCGGTCATCGGTCAGTTGTCAGGTGCTCAGTTCACACTTATCCAGTTGTAATCTTATTCACGCTTGTTGAGCGGCACATTCTAAGTCAACCAAACAGTTGTCCCTTTTTTAATTAAACGGACAACTATATCGATCTactccgtcgcgcagcgtaatcGGTTTTACGACCCGAAAGATAGTTTAAATCGCGAAGTGACGATTTCGGGTGCTAATACGACGCACCCAAACACAGTGTTTAAATTATTTCAAGAAACTCTTACTTACACCACTTTTGAATGTAATTAAGCAACTTTACTTAGAGTATTTTATTTTAACTAATATTCGTTAATGTCTTGTAACTTTATTTACACATATGATTTCAGACGTTAGTTATAATTGGACTGTTGATTTTATGCATATCAGCCCCCGTCCATGAGTATGTGGACACTTCCTAAATTAAGATAATTATCGAATATTAGTTATCTCATACatgtatacataaataaattattattattaaagatGGTTGTGAAATCGTCGAtgaattttattatgaattttgtatttgcccaatttttataaaattgttcgATTTTCAATTTATTCTACTTTAACTCGTGTTATATTGAATTCATTAAAATCATTGAGAAATGTATGTACGCGTATAACTTCTTCATCTTGCAATTAacacaggcaatttttattttggacATAAATTCGCGCTCTATTTATAATCATACAATGTATGATTAATTTATGCTTTAACTTATCGAGTAAAATGATTATTATATGAAAACTCGTAACTAGTGGGATTAATCGTTAAACTATTATGCGAATGTTCCAGTTCTACGAATGGTCTATGAACGTGTCAGCATAAACGATATTCCAGTGATGGCTCCTGATTGGGTGATACCGGCAATACCGCGGGCACCAGCACCAGCACCAGCACCAGCACCAGCACCGAACCCGGTGGCACGTGATCGTATGCCGGGAAACGCGATTGAAAGAATGTTGCGTCGAAAGAGGTATGGTGTAAAAGTGCAAATAAGAAGTTAACACCCCGGAGCCAGTCGAGCCCGGTTATGAAAAGTCGGATTTATTGACCATTTTATTTTCAGAGCAGCGTCGACCGTGTTCGGGGAAGAACGTAATATGAGCCCCTACGAACGATTTTCGCGCATCCTCGACCGTTATGCATACCACCGTAACAGAGCAACAGCGAATAAAAGGGCAAAACTAGAAAGCGGGGAAGAAATATAGTGAGCCAGGCGACCGCTATTCAACGATATATATGCGAGCCCGTCTATGTGTACGCGAACGGCAAAGCGAGGCAGTCGGGTGAAACGCATTCAACTCTCCCGATGCGAAGAAAAAGTCCGAAATTTTCAGATTTTTGCGAAGTTTGAATCGCGGTCGGCGGTTTCCAGTTTACACAGTTGCAATCACGGGAAGTTTGATAAGTCCCTTACGGCCTGATAAAGCACAACTAGAATAGGAACAATGTTAATGATAATAGCCTGCCATTCTTCTGTTCTTGTTGGCACGTCTTTTATGGCAACAATGTCGCCGAATCTTACGGATTTCTGCATAATTGTGATCGTATGACACCGTGTCAACTTCAGGGTCTGTTTGCTTCATAAAAAGACCATGCATTTCTTTTTCACTACATTATATACTAAAAGCTTAAAAAATGTTGCATAATATGACGTGTACGACAAAGGACAAAAGGAAATAGTATACTCTTCTTATAttctttatatattaatattaatacgaaATATGTAATTcataaatgaaattaataaaaatatgtttGTAAACTTACCTTTATctcatttaattaaaaattgttgaatacgAAATTTAAACAATAGGACGAAAAGAAATGGTATTCTTAAAACTGACAAGAAAAATGgataaattgtaaataaaactaataaaaatatattcataAATTCTCTGTTAACTGTTGGGCAACGTGAAGCTACAATATATGACAGATGTCTACGTTGCTCAAGTATCTTgtaattaatgcagacaattttttaatttgctgAAAAATTCCAAATATAGTCATCGGTGGAGCGTACACAACGCATGAACTTGTGAAAATACCATACTCCGTAGGTATTAAGGTAAGAGGTTTGAAAATGGCTTTATGGTACGGACGACCATTTATGAGCTTTTTGTAATCCGTTTAGGGCAATGgcaatttctttagcggaccgGTTCGACACATAAATTAAATAGTTTTTAGGATGATGAAGGTCATGGCATCATTTAGGTTCTGGAAACCCTTACCATAAAGCCCCAAGGCTAAGGGACCAGAGAATCGGCCGCTAGATATCGGCATCGGCAATCCTGGCCAGCTGGACTTTCCCGGCCTTTCCAAACACCCCTCCACCCGCAAGCGCAAGCGGCCCACGCAGTCATCCCTACCAGAGACAACGTGCTTCGGGCACATTGGAAGGGATGTCCGGGGTTTTTCCGACTCCACGAAGGGGAGGAGGGTAAGGCCCAAAggacagaaagcacagaacatcagaagagacagaacatttttagagcttcagaagagaacaccttagactttcagacagaacagaacagaagacatagagagatacgcgtaacggttaggttgcgcgttacaaatagagtactaGCAATTCATTTAGTCCCACTACAGTGACGTAGCACggagtgccgcaggtagcaagaaaaaattgtttcattttaGAATAGAAGGACGCTATTCCCCGTTGTGTAACAGGTTAGACAGGAGCCGAGTTGGTGACAATGGAAGTTTGAAATGAAATCGCCAATCAGATTGCGTCGCACTACGTTGCGTTGCTTTTCACTGTACATAATAGATGCTCCGTGGAAGCTGGTGCACACACGTAAAATGGAAATCCGACGAAACCATTCATTGGAATACaaacagtcgcatgaattgcaAAACTTTCCGGCGACAATGTCCAATCTGTAAAATAGCGATATTATCAAAGCTGCATTTAATTAACAATACACGAAGACAGGTGTTGACTGTTACAGTAAAATCTCGGTCTATTGTTTCCGATCCGCTGATATAATTGAATATGTATAAtcgcatttttattgtaaacacatattaaaacgggaagattctatccctttatgaaaACGGCTCCTTCTTTCCTGCAAAATCTTCAGTGTCCAAATCGATTTTGTTTTTACATGTATTAGTAGTTGTTCGTGCACGTTTCCATCTTCTTTAAGCTTAAAAGTGAAAAACGACGAAGAGCGGGTTATACTTATTGAATTGCACGAGGAAGGAATGAGGGACGCTGATATCGACTACCGGATACGGAAAGAAGAAGGTAGAGAGGACGGTAGAAAACgaagaataaaaattattattatcgaagGTAGAAGAACTGCCATCCCTTATTCGAGTCAACGAATGAGTTGAAACTAACTTTAGGAAACGAGTGGCACAAAATTACAATAACCGAGTGTACGGCAATTAATAATTTTCGAGAAAGGCTTTGAAAAATGTATTGAAACAAAAAGAGGAGAAATTTGGCACACTTAAAAAAATACActtaaattttatagttcattGTATAGTTAATTGTATAGTTTTAAACTGGTCAAATATGtggaatatacatataattgaagTGTCCTTATTTTTAAAGCAGCCAAATATAATTATGTGGATATAGGACAGAATAACTTTCTTCGCAACCTGTCTTTTACAGTAAATTATTGAAAGATTATTGAAACTACAGTTCCCCTAGATCAATGGATTTTTCTCAAGATTTTTGTTCAGACGTTTCTGAAAATTTTTCTGAAAATATTTCTGAAGATGCAACAATTGTTTTACGAGAATAATTGATAGGGGGGTGGAACGTCCCGTAGGGTCACGACTTTCCGAAATATCTGTGAGCCCAGCCAACACCAACTGTCATATTCGTCCAGGACAGACATGTCCACAAAC
This genomic stretch from Megalopta genalis isolate 19385.01 chromosome 5, iyMegGena1_principal, whole genome shotgun sequence harbors:
- the LOC117222440 gene encoding uncharacterized protein LOC117222440 produces the protein MVYERVSINDIPVMAPDWVIPAIPRAPAPAPAPAPAPNPVARDRMPGNAIERMLRRKRAASTVFGEERNMSPYERFSRILDRYAYHRNRATANKRAKLESGEEI